AACTGCGCCGCCCCGCGCCTTCGGGAGTTCGCGGGACGATTCGGGCTGATGGACGACAGGGCAATCACGGATCGGGCCGAGGACTACCGCCGGGAGTTCGGCATCGCGACGCCGGACGCCTGGCAGAAGGTCGGACTCCTCTCCGGCGGCAACCAGCAGAAGGTGCTCTTGGCGATGTGGATCGGCATACGGCCGCTGGTACTGATCGCCGACGAGCCGACGCGCGGGGTAGACGTCGGTGCCAGGAGCGAGATATACCGGCTCCTGCGCGGCCTCGCCGCGGAAGGCGTGGCGGTCGTCCTGATATCCTCCGACTTGCCGGAGGTCCTCGGCCTGAGCGATCGGGTGCTGGTCATGCGCACCGGGAGCATCGTTGCCGAGTTCCCGCGCGTAGAGGCGACCGAGGAGAAGATCATCGCGTGTGCGTCGGGTCTGAGCCGATAGGGAGACGAAATGGTTGAGAGAGCGAGAAGCAATCCGATTCTGGCCAAGATCATCCGGGTCACGGAGTATCGGGAGTTCATGATAGTCTACATCATCCTCCTCGGCACGATCGCCATCGCCCACGCAGTCCCTGGTTTCCTCGATTCGCGGAACACCTCGGCGATCCTCCTCGCGCTGGCCGACCAGAGTATCATCGCCATCGGGATGACGCTGCTCCTCGTATCCGGCGGCTTCGACATGTCCGTCGGCTCCACCATGGCGCTCGCAGGCGTTACCACCGCGATCTGGCTCACCCTCGGGCTGCCGGTCGCCCTCGCAATCGCGCTCGGGCTTGCGGTCGGTGTGCTAATCGGCCTCATCAACGGCATGGTCGTCGCGCATATCGGCATCAACCCGTTCATCACGACGCTTGGCATGATGAGCCTCGCGCGCGGGATGCTGATGGTTGTCTCGAACGGGAGGAACATATCCGGCCTGCCGGAGTCATTCACGGCGATCGGGCAGGGGAGTATCCTCGGCGTCCAGTACCCGATCATCATCTCGATCGTGCTGGTCTTCGCGGGCGATTTCCTGCTCAGGAGATGCCGTTTCTTCCGCCAGAACTATTACATCGGCGCGAACGAGAAGGCCGCGCTCCTCTCGGGCATCAACGTCAGGCAGATGAAGGTCTTCAACTACGCGCTGACCGGCTTCCTCGCCGCGCTCGCCGGTATCATCATCACCGCCAGGCTCGGCTCGGCCTCGACTTCGGCGGGCAAGGGCCTCGAACTGCGGGTGATCTCGGCGGTCATCATCGGGGGCGCGAGTCTCAAAGGGGGAGTCGGCACTATCGCGGGCTCGTTCCTCGGCGCGCTCCTGATGAGCATCATCGTCAGTTCTATCAACCTGCTCGGCGTCGAGCTGAACTGGATAGATTTCGTCCTCGGTGCGACTCTCCTGCTCGCGGTGATGGCGGATACCTTCAGCCAGAAGAAGAGCGGGAGCAAGGAATGAGACTCCAGCCGTATGTGCTCCCGCCGGAGATTGCCGCTCTGCGCAAGATCGCGCTCAGGAAGAAGAGCGGATGGGGTTGCCCCGACGTCCTTGAGGCGGAGGCTCAGGCGTGGCTCGACCACTCTCCCGATGAGGACTGGCTGATCTGGCGCGCGCGTCGGACCGCCGCGAAACTGGCGGGCATGCCGATTGACATCCTCCGCGGAGAGCGGATCGTCGGCCGCCCTCTGCTCCGGGAAGCGACCGAGGCCGAGAACGAGGAACTCTCCGCAGCGTGGAAGGTCCTGGAATCCGTTCCTCCATTTCCCGGCGGCGACACCGGGCATTTCAACCCCGACTTCGACAAGGTCTTCCGGCTCGGCATCGGGGGTATTCTGGAGGAAATCCGTTCGAGGCGGAATGCGTCGGAGGCCGATAAGCATCCGTTCTACGACGCGTGCGAGATCGCGATGAAGGCGCTCTCGGATTACATCCTCCGCGTCGCCGATGCATGCGATTCCCTCATGGCGGACGTCTGTCGAAGGGTCGCGTCCGAGCCGCCTTCGACGTTCCACGAGGCCGTCCAGTTGTTATTCCTCCTGATCGTAACCCTATGGTTCGGCGAGGATCACGTCCTCTGCAATCCTGGCCGGGTAGATCGGACGCTTCGCCCGTTCTACGAGGCCGATCTCGCCGCCGGGCGCATCACCCGCGATGAGGCGCTCGATCTCATCTGCTGCCTCTACATTCAGCTCAACATGATCTGCTTCCCCGGAGCGGCAATCGCCGTCCTTGTCGGCGGCCGGAACGCCGACGGGCGCGACCTGACGAACGACCTGACCTATCTATGCCTGGAGGCCCGGCTCGCGACGCACCTGGCCTATCCCACTGTCGGCCTGGCGTGGCACGAGGGGACTCCCCCGGAACTGACCGACTTTGCATGCCGCATGATCGCCACCGGCGTCGGCGATCCAGCGTTCTTCAACGACGAGTTGATCTCCCGGGGCCTCCAGGACCTCGGTGTCTCGGAGGCCGACTCGCGCGACTACATGAACTCCACATGCGTCGAGATCAAGCCTGTCGGCGCGTCGAACATCTGGGTCACGCATCCCTACTTCAACTGCCCGGAAGCCGTCCTTCAGGCGATGGACGGCGAGCCGGCTGACTTCGAGCAGTTCAGCTCAGTGGTGAGGGAGCAGCTCAGCGCCCAGGTCCGGGAGGCCGCCGAAAACTCCGACCGCATCTGGAGGGACCGATACGCGCGCGGAGGATTCGCGCTCGCCAGTTGCGTCATCAACGACTGTCTCGAGCGGGGCATTGACTTCGACCGTGGAGGCGCGCGTTACAACTGGTTGGAGAACTCGTTCGTCGGCCTCGCGAACCTCGTGGACGGCATGATGGCCGTGAAGAAGCTGGTCTTCGATTCGCAGCGTTTGTCGCTCTCCGAGTTCCGCGATATCCTCAGAGCCGACTTCGAGGGACATGAGGCGCTCCGTCAGGAGATACTGAACACGATGCCGCACTACGGCACCGACAACCCGGAGGCCGATGCCCTCGCCGTCGAGTGGGCGCACTTCATCGAGGAGACTTCGATGTCGAACAAAGTCGGCGGAAGTCCCTACGTCCCCGGCTTCTTCTGCTGGATCATGCACGGCGAGTTCGGCGCGCGGACCGGCGCGACTCCCGACGGACGGAAGGCCGGGACCGCACTCGCCGACGGAGCCGGCGCCGCGCAGGGCCGAGAGACCGCCGGTCCGACGGCTTCGATCCTCTCGACCACCAAATGGAGCCATCGCAGCGCGATCGGCGGGCTGGTGCATAACCTGAAGCTCTCCGGCAACTCCCTGCGCACCGAGTCCGAGCTTCAGGCGCTTCGCACCCTGGTCGAGACCTACCTGCGTTTGGGCGGCTTCGAGATACAAGTCAACGTCGTGGATGCCAGTGTCCTTCGGGACGCTCAGGCTCATCCCGACAGACACGCGGACCTCCTAGTCAGGGTCGCGGGCTACTCCGACTACTTCACCCACCTCGGCCCGGTCCTGCAGGAAGAGATCATCTCGCGAACGGAGCACGGCTGCTAGGAGATGCAGCCGCCGGATCCTCCGGAGGAGCGGCCGACAGTCCGGCGTCGAGGAGGGTCTGGAGGGCGCGTATCGCCCCGTCGCGCGCATCTGAGGGCATCCGGCTCAACAGGTCCTGGACGCGCCGGACCCGCCTCTCATGCCGATCGCCCATCACCAGCATTCCGTGCGCGGTCAACTGCAGGCTCCTCACGCGGCGGTCTTCCGTCTCGGCTACCCGCTCGGCTATGCCGGTCCGTTCGAGTCGGTCGGCGATCTGCGTTATCGCGCTGAGCGATATGCCGAGTTCCCGGCTCAGCGCTGACATCGTCTGCGGACCGCCGCGGAGAATCGAGCATACGCGCAACTGGGCTCCCGGCAGTTCCATCGCTGGATCGTCGTCGGCCAGCGTGAAGCACTGGCGCATCAGCCTCGGAAGGAGCGAAGCGATCCGCTCCGCCTGCTCGTGCAGATGCCTGTCGCTCATCGGCTATTCCCTCTCGCGCCTCAGCCGAAGCGCGATCTCATCCAGTATCGAGTAGGCGGTCGGGACCACGAACAGCGTCAGCGCGGTGGAGGTGATCAGCCCGCCGATGACCACGGTCGCCATCGGCGCCTGAACCTCCGAACCCTCCCCGAGCCCCAGTGCCAGCGGAAGCATCCCGAGAACCGTCGCGGAGGCGGTCATCAGGATAGGGCGAAGCCTCGTCGGGCCGGCGAGAAGCAGGGCTTCCTCGCGGTTCATGCCGCGCCTGCGAAGGACGTTCGTGTAGTCAACGAGCAGAATGCCGTTCTTCACGACGATCCCGACCAGCATTAGGATGCCGATCAGCGCGGTAAGTCCGAATGAGCGGTTCGTGATGAACAGCGCGAGGATGACGCCGGTCGCGGCTAACGGGACCGAGAAGAGTATGGTCAGCGGATGCACGAAGGATTCGAATTGCGAGGCGAGGAGCATGTAGATCAGGCCGATCGCCAGTATGACCGCCAGCCCTATGCCCTGAAATTCCTCCGCCTGTCGCTTCTGGGTGGTGCCCCAGTCCCAGTAGTATCCCGCAGGCGCCTGGAAGCCCGTCAGCGACTTCCGGATATCAGATTCGACGTCGCCGGACGACCGCCCCATCGGCATCCCGGAGATCGCGACGTAACGCCGCCTGTCCATGCGGGTAATCTCGCTCGGCCCCAGATCGTAGACCGGCGTCGCGACCTGCCCGAGCAGTACTCTGCCGTTGGACCCCGCCGCGTTCGCGCCGACTGCGAGGTTCTGTATGTCCGAAACGGTCTTCCGGCGATTCTCCGGCATCTGGACGATGATCGGGTACTGATAACCCTTCTCCTGGTAGTACGTGGTGATCGAACCGTTGGTCGCGGTGCCGATGGTGCTGGCGATATCCGAGAAACTCACGGCCAGTTGCAGCGCCTTCCTCCGATCTACTTTCCATTTTACTTCGGGCATGGCGTCCTGCCAGTTCACGTCCAAGCCTTCGAGGCCGGGGACTTCGCCCATGAGACCCATCGCCTGCCGGGCGAGCTGTGACAGCGTGTCGAGGTCATCTCCGAATATGTCTACCTCGATGGTCTGGTTCCCTCCGGTCATGATTCGGGCCACGATGTCTGTCTGAGTCAGCCGGGGTCGGATGCCGGGAACTCGCCCCAACTGCTTGCGGAGGTCGGCCATGACCCGCTGGGTTGAGCCCTCTCGGTCGGCTCGGAGTTTCACCGTCATGGACCCCTGGTTCGGAGTCAGGGAAGTGGAAGATCCTCTGGTGCTCTGCGAACCGGCGGTGGACAACACGGTTTCAACATCCGGATTGCCGAGCACGATGTCCTCCGCCTGTCTCATCGTGCGGTCCGTCGTCGAGAACGCGGTTCCCACCGGCAGTTTGATGCCGATCGAGAAATCCCCGCTGTCGGACATCGGCATCAGTTCGGTGCCGATCATCGGGTAGACGAGGAAGCTCGCGCCGGTAATGATGATGGCTCCGGCGATCACCGTGAGGCGGTGATGGATAGCCCAACGCAGCCCGTTCCGGTAGGATGCGTCCAGCGAGTCGAACCACCGGCCGAACAGGGCGAACGCTCGCATCAGCGGGCCGGAGTGACCGTGCATGTTGCTGAGTTTCTCCGCATGTGCTTCGCCCGAGATGAAGCGCGTCGCCAGCATCGGTACGGTGGTGGTCGCGTCGAGCAGCGACACGGCGATGGAGAAGATGACTACCAGCGCGAACTGGGTGAACATCTGTCCGGCCTGGCCCTTGATGAGCAGAAGTGGAAGGAAGACCACCATGACCGTCCAGGTGGATGCCACGACCGCTGACATGATCTCGTTTGTCCCGCTCACCGCGGCTTCCAAGGCGGATTTCTTGTCCCGTTCGATGTGCCGGAAGATGTTCTCCAGCACGACCACCGCATCGTCCACGATGAGTCCTGTCGCGAGCGCCAATCCGCCCAGTGACATGGTGTTGATCGTGAATCCGCACATGTAGAGCAGGGCGAATGTGGATATGATCGAGGTCGGGATGGACATCGCGACTACCAGCGTGCTGCGGACGTTTCGCAGGAAGAACAGCAGCACAAGCACCGCCAGTATCCCCCCGATGATTGCGCTGTCTCGCACGTGGTTTACGGCACTCTCGATGAATCTCGACTGGTCGTAGGCCACGCGGAAATCGAGGTTGGGATACAGCTCCTTCACTCTGGCGACCTTCTCATGCACCGCCCTTGCCGTGGAGATGGTGTTCGCCTCGCTCTGCTTGGTCACTACGAGGCTCCCGGCAGGTTCGCCGTTCAGTCGCGTGTTCAGCCGCACCTCCGGAGTCGCGTCGCGCACGTCGGCGATGTCGCTTAACACTACGACCTGGCCGTCATACGACTTGATCGGTATCTGCGCGATCTCCGCCGGATTGGCGAACCATCCGAAACTGCGGATCATGTACTCCGTCTCGCCTTGCTTTGCGACTCCTGCGGGAAGGTTGAGGTTCTCCTGGGTGATGCGCCGCATGATGTCGGCGAGGGTGATGTTGCGTGCGCGCAGGCGGTCCGGGTCCACGTCCACGATGATCGCCCGCTGATGCCCTCCGGTGACCCTGGTCGAGGCAACCCCGCTTGCGGCGTCTATCATCGGCGAGATTTCATTGTCGAGCATCGTCCGCAACTTGACAGGGTCTTTCTCGCCGGAGACGCCGAATGTCAGAATCGGCATCTGGTTCGGGTCGAACTTCGATATCGTGGGTGATTGGATCGTCGGGTCGTTCGGGAAGAGCCGCCGCGCGCGCTCGACCACCTGCAGGACATCCACCGCCGCCTGCCCGATGTCCGCGCCCCACTGGAACTCCACTCGCACGGAGGAGACGCCTTCGGTGCTGCTCGAGGTGACCTGATACATGTTCGGCACTGCGGACACGGCGCGCTCGATAGGGCGCGTTATCTGGGCCTCGATCTCCTCCGGCGCCACGTTGGGCCACTGGGTCGTGATTCCGATCGTGGGCAGGGTCACCTTGGGCAGCAGGTCTACCGGCAGCCGGAGCAGGCACACTATGCCCAGCAGCAGGAACGCCGCGATTCGCATGACAACTGTAACAGGCCGGGTAACGGCGAACTTCGCAATACTCATGGTAGATCGTCAGATGAGGTCTTCGGCAGGAGGCGCGAGGTCTCTCGGGTCCGATGACCGAGTTCTCCCACGCCGCGGCCCGATCATCTGCCGCCTTTCTCCTGCTGTCCCGGTTTCGGCCTGCCCTTGCCGCCGGTGTTGATCGTCTGTCCGTCGCGGATGGGGGATGCGCTCATGGTGATCAGCTTGTCGCCTGGGCGCACGCCTTCCTTGATCGCTATGGCGCCGCCGTCCTCGATTCCCGTCAGTACCGGCTGGCGTTTCGCCCTGCCGCCGGCGTCCACCTTCATGATGTAAGAGCCCCGGTCGTCCTCCTGGACTGCCTCTCTGGGTACAACCAGGGCGCTCTTCACACGCTCGACTTCCAACGATACTCGAGCGAACATGCCCGGTTTGAAGACGCCCTCGCGGTTGCTCAGTACTGCTCGAACCGTGAACTGCCTGCTCTGAGTGTCTGCCGCCGGGTTGATCTGGATGACGCTCGCCGTGAACTCCCTGCCCGGCATTGCGTCCAGTGCGATCCTGGCGGGCTGGCCGATGTGGACTCTCGGGATGATCTCCTCGGGTACGGCGATGGTGACCCAGATCTGCTTGACGAACTGCACGGAAATGATCGGCTGGCCGGGCGCGGCCACGGCTCCCGGGTCCATTAACCGCTTTGTCACCACGCCGTCCAGGGGAGACTTCAGGACGGTGTCGGCGCGCTTCGCCTTCGCGCTGTCGAGGCCCGCCCGCGCCGCCGCGATCCCCGATCTCAGGGCCGCCAGGCTCTGCTCATAGGCGGGCTTCTGCGCCGCGTTCGCCTGCGCGTACTCGAGGGAGGCTTTGGCTTGGGCCACTTTCGCGCTCGCCGCTTCGATGTCGGCCTTGCCTTTTGTCTCGACTATGCTTCTCTGCTGCTGGACGGCCTCTCTCTGGGCGAGCGCCGACTTCAGCTGACCGCGTGCGATCTCCAGGGCGGCTTTCTGCACGCTGACGGCTGCCTCTGCGTCATCTACCTGCTGTCGGGAGACAAACCCCTTCTCGAGCAGGTTGCGCATCCGGTTCGCCTTGGCGTTCGCGTTCGCCAGGTTCGCCTCCGCGCCGTTGATCCCGGCCTGTGCGTTCTCGACCTTCGACTGAGCGTCGCTCAGGTTCGCGGAAGCGGCCGCGAGTTGGGCCGTGTAGTTTGCCTTCACCTGGTTGTAGTCGGCGGTTGCGCTCGCCACGGCCGCTTCCTGCTGCTTGATCTGAGTGTTGACCGAGACGTTCGCCGGCCCCTGAATGAGCTGAGCCTGCGCTAGGCGGTACTCGGCCTCGGCCAGATTCGCCGAGGCCTGCTGGACGTTCGCCTCGACCTCCGACGGGTCTATCCGCACGAGCACCTGGCCCTTCCGGACCCGGTCGCCCTCTCTGAGTTCCAGGAACTGAATCCGCCCGGTAATCTTGGAGGCGATGCCCACGTCCAGCGGTGCTTCCACCGTGCCGGTGGCGTCGAACCGCCGGACCACGTCTCGTATCTGGGGCGAGGCCGTAGACACGGCCGGCGCGACTTGGGACCGCGCCGCGCGCTGGTTCGCCTGGCCGGCGGCCTCCATCCGATACTGGGCCACCCGCCAGCCGATCAGTATCGCGAGTAAGAGCGCGGGGATTATCAGCAGGGGAAGTCGTTTCATGGGTTCTCCCGAATGAGCTGGCCGATCACTATAGTTAATATAGCTTAAGTATCCCTGCGTGTCAACTGGGTCGGGGATGGAGATTGGCCGGGCGGGGGTTGTCCGCGATCTTCGCAGATGACCGGGGCCCGACGGCGCTGTGCACTGCCGGGCCCCGGTTTCGACAGGGTGCGGGGTCTCGTACCGCTCCGCGCGAGTCAGTAAGTGACTACTCGCGGCAGCTTCTTCGCCTGCTCGATCCAGTCCGCTACCTGGTCGGCGGTCGGGAGCCTGCGAGTGAGGTTCTTCTCGGCGTTCACTTCGCCGAGCTTTGCGACGAGGTTCTCCGCGCTGCGCTGGGCAAGCTCCGGAACGGTGTCTACGCCGGCCGCTTCGAGCAGATCCGCGAACTCCGATCCGATGCCCTTGATCCGCGCAAGGTCCGCCCTGTTCACCCACTCCAGTATCAGCTTCTCGCCCACGTCTATTTTCCCGGCAAGGTCCTCACGGCCCTTCTTGCCCGCGCCTGCCTCCAGGAGTTTCTCGACGGTGTTCACCCCCGCCGACTCCAGCTTGGCGGCGTATACGTCGCCTATGCCTTCGATATCTGCGATATTCGCCATTGTTTTAGCTCCTTTCTGATCCGGGACTAACGACGGTTGTCGGGCGTCTCAGCGCCTGGAACCGCCGAACATTGACCCCAACACGCCGCGTATGATCTGCCGACCTATCTGGCTCCCGATGGAGCGGGCCGCGCTCTTTGCGAGCGCCTCAGCCATGCTCTCTCGCTGTCTTGCCGGTTTCTGCTTGCGAGCCTCCTTCTCGGCCGCGACCTGAGCCGCCTCCCTCGCAGCCGACTCCTGTGCCTGAACTGCGCGCGCCTGCAGCAGCTCATGGGCTGATTCGCGGTCTACTACCTTCTCGTAGTGCCCGAACAGGACCGACGAGTTGATGATCCCCTGCCTCTCAACGTCCGTTACCGCTCCGATACGGCTCCACGGCGGACACACGAGTGCGCGGTCCACTATGCCCGGAGTGCCCTTCTCGTCCAGGAACGATATCAGGGCCTCGCCTACGCCCATCTGAGTGATCGTCGTCTCCACGTCGAGGTCCGGGTTGGAGCGGAAAGTCTCCGCGGCCGCCCTCACCGCCTTCTGATCTCTCGGAGTGAACGCCCGCAGGGCGTGCTGTACCCGGTTGCCCAACTGCCCCAGAACCGTATCCGGGATGTCTAGCGGGTTCTGAGTGACGAAGTAGACGCCCACGCCCTTCGACCTTATCAGTCGCACGACCTGCTCGATCTTCTCCAGCAGGCTCTGCGGCGTGTCCGTGAAGAGCAGATGAGCCTCGTCGAAGAAGAAAACGAGCTTCGGCTTCTCGGGATCGCCTACTTCGGGCAGGGCCTCGAACAGCTCCGAGAGCAGCCAGAGCAGGAAGGTCGAGTAGAGCTTGGGGTACTGCATCAAGGAGTCCGACGCCAGCAGGTTGATGACGCCCCTGCCGTTGGAGTCCGTCTGGATGAAGTCCTGGAGGTTCAGCCCGGGCTCTCCGAACAGCCTCTCCCCGCCCTGTTCCTCGAGTTGAAGGAGCCCGCGCTGTATCGCCCCCACGCTGGCAGCGGATATGTTGCCGTATTGCGTCGTGTATTCGCCCGCATTGTCGCCGACGTGCCGCAGCATCGCCTGGAGGTCGTTCAGGTCCAGCAGCAGCAGTCCGTTGTCGTCGGCGATCCTGAACGCCATGGAGAGCACGCCGCTTTGTATCTCGTTCAGGCTCAAAATGCGGCTGAGCAGCAGCGGTCCCATCTCCGAGATCGTCGTGCGGACAGGATGTCCCTTTTGGCCGAAGAGGTCCCAGAACACGACCGGGCATCCCGAGAACCCGAAGTCCGAGAGCCCCATCTTCGTCACGCGCTCGGCTACCTTCGGGTTGTCCGAGCCCGGCTGGCTGATGCCGGACAGGTCGCCCTTGACGTCGGCCGCGAAGACCGGCACCCCGATTCGGCTGAATCGCTCGGCGATCACCTGCAGCGTTACGGTCTTGCCGGTGCCCGTCGCCCCTGCTACCAGGCCGTGGCGGTTCGCCATCTTCGGCAGCATGTACTGCTCCCACTGCCCCTTGCCTATAAGTAATGGTTCGCTCATTTTGCCTCCATGAGGGCACACCCTCGGTTCTGCATGTTGTCGGCCCGCGGTGCATCAGTCACGCGAGGTACGTGTCCCGCAGGCGGTCTAGCAGTGCGTGGTATCGCTCGTGGACTCCCGGGCCGATGCGTTCCTGCTCTATCTGCTCGAAGCCCTCGGCCAATCGGGCATGCTGCTCGGGGGTCAGACGGCTCTCGGCGATGGTGAAGAGAACATCATTCTCCTTCTCGATATGCTCGCCGAGCAGGCGCGCGTACCCGTGAGCCGCATCCGCGAACGCGGAAGCGGCCCCTGATGCGCCTTCGCGCAGGCCGCGCAGAGCATCGCCCATCGCGCGGATATACTCCCGTCCGCCAGTATGCTCCGCCAGCATCACTCCTATCGGTCCGTTCTCCCTGGGAACGCCGGCGCTCTCCAGCGCCGGGAAGAGCAGGTCCTCTTCCTTCCCGTGGTGACATCGGTCCGCAAAGGTTTTCAGGAAGTCAACGATCTGCTCCACGTCGTCGAGCACCTTTCGATCGTCGGCCTCGATTCTCCCGGCGAGGCGGTCGAGCACGGCCAGGGCCACCTTGATGCCTTCATGTTCGTCTCGAAGGTCCTGAGTCGCGTACATTGCAATGCACCCCCTTTGGCATTCGGCGTATGTAGTGTGTTCGGCGTCAGCGCAGCCGTGTCCTGCCGGGCGACGAGAGGGCGGCGGTCTTCGACTCCATATCATGTCCTTCTCGCCGGCATGGCTCTGCCGTTGTGGGGAGGTGAAGCCGCATCTTCGACTCATATATAGCCGTTCTTGCCGATCGGCAAACGCGCCTGCACAGGCTAAGAGTAGCGGTAGAGCCGGAAGCTCCTGATGCTCGGCAGAGATACCTCGATCCCGTCCTCCGGTCGCTCGCATGTGAGCGCCGGCGAGTCGTCGGTCACGCTCTCGAAGCGCGTCGTGCGGGCGAGGAACTTCGGCCGGAAGCGGTATGACTCTCTGGGACTGTCCTCTCGGTACGCGATCAGGTATCCCGAGCCGGTCTTCGGGTCGTGCGACTGGAAGCCGGTCCACGTCGTCCCGTCCGGCATCTCGCCGAGCGGGAACATATGCCCCGCGTAGATCGCCGCCCGGTGCTGCTTGTACATGGCGATGAGCGGCTTCAACCGCTCCCTCGACTCCTCGGATATCGCTGCCAGCGACTCCCAGAACAACGGATTGGCGAACATCACCGTCGCCAGCAGGTATTCCGGCGTGTAGCCCTCCTCGTCGTTCGACAGCTCCATGTTCAGCTTCTGCGGCGGGATGTACGGCGAGACCTGCCAGAGGTTGCGCAGGGTCTTCCATGGCAGGTAGCGACCGTTGTGGTCCATCGGCCGGTTCTGATAGCGGTTCTCCAGGAAGATGATCCCATAATCCATGTAGTAATCGTAGATCGGGCGGTTCGTGCGCGTGGAATCCTGCGTGAACGTGAGGCCCGGGCGCTCGACGACCAACTCGTGCATCAGCCGCCGGAGCGCCTGGTAGTGATCGTAGAGATCGCCCTCCAGCGTATCGAAGCCGTCGCACTGGAAGGTGTCCATCTTGAACCGCTCGAACCCCTCGTCGTAGAACCGCAGGAAGTAATCCTTCATCCACTTGAAGCAGTCGGGGTTGCACAGCTCGATCCCGGTCAGCATGACGCCGCCGTAGCTCGGCTGGGTGTCGCATGGTGTCCGGTTGTTCGTCCGCGCGACCCAGTCCGGATGCTCCTTCAGCAGGTCGAGCGCGCCGTCGAGGCGGGTGGGGACCATCCACAACTCGAGTTTGACGCCGAGTTCCTTCGCCCGCTTGCAGAGTGGCGCGAACCCATTCGGGAACTTCTGGGGATCGGGGTCGCCGCCCATGACGTGCTTCGTCCATCCCGCGTCAACCGCCACGCTCTCGATCCCGAGTTCCGCGGCGGCCTCGACCTCGGCGATCAGCTTCTCCTCGTTGATATCGGTGCTGAAGTCGCCCCAACTGTTCGCGCTGATGATGTAGTCGCGTTCGGGGACTGTCTTGTACCGCGCCTTCTGGTACTCCTTCAACGCGAGGATTCCGCCGTCGAGCCCGCCGGAATAGACGCCGAATGTGAACGCGTGCGTCCTCCGCGTCTCTCCCGCCGGCAGGTTGTGGAACCCCGCCCCGACACCCTGCACGTAGTCCTTCCTCACCTTGAAATCATAGTACAGGTGATAGAGCTGTGAGTTCGGGACGGGGCTTTCCTTGTAGCCAAACACTCCCTCGCCGTTGCCCTTTTCGATGAATATGTTGTTACCGACCAGCCTGTGCGCTTCCTTGGGTCCGTACTCGGGGGACAGAGGATTGTAGATGGGATAGTCAGTAATGTTGTCGAGCTTCCGGACGGTGGCGAGGTGGTTGGTGTAATCTGTCAGATCGTGCAGTTCGATGGCTGTGGCTGTTGAGTCGTCGAAGTCAAGGAACAGCTCCTCTACAGCGGTGTAGTCAAGGCCGGAAGTATCAGCGTACGGAGTGAGTTCG
This genomic stretch from Armatimonadota bacterium harbors:
- a CDS encoding hemerythrin domain-containing protein, with protein sequence MYATQDLRDEHEGIKVALAVLDRLAGRIEADDRKVLDDVEQIVDFLKTFADRCHHGKEEDLLFPALESAGVPRENGPIGVMLAEHTGGREYIRAMGDALRGLREGASGAASAFADAAHGYARLLGEHIEKENDVLFTIAESRLTPEQHARLAEGFEQIEQERIGPGVHERYHALLDRLRDTYLA
- a CDS encoding DUF853 family protein, with product MSEPLLIGKGQWEQYMLPKMANRHGLVAGATGTGKTVTLQVIAERFSRIGVPVFAADVKGDLSGISQPGSDNPKVAERVTKMGLSDFGFSGCPVVFWDLFGQKGHPVRTTISEMGPLLLSRILSLNEIQSGVLSMAFRIADDNGLLLLDLNDLQAMLRHVGDNAGEYTTQYGNISAASVGAIQRGLLQLEEQGGERLFGEPGLNLQDFIQTDSNGRGVINLLASDSLMQYPKLYSTFLLWLLSELFEALPEVGDPEKPKLVFFFDEAHLLFTDTPQSLLEKIEQVVRLIRSKGVGVYFVTQNPLDIPDTVLGQLGNRVQHALRAFTPRDQKAVRAAAETFRSNPDLDVETTITQMGVGEALISFLDEKGTPGIVDRALVCPPWSRIGAVTDVERQGIINSSVLFGHYEKVVDRESAHELLQARAVQAQESAAREAAQVAAEKEARKQKPARQRESMAEALAKSAARSIGSQIGRQIIRGVLGSMFGGSRR
- a CDS encoding alpha-galactosidase yields the protein MPKQELRFEDCYFIREGDAVTLGNSRIERVWATHQGLWTTHLIDRRIGRDWSRHSGGSESNITTEGWSHNLLVSKVQSVDVKVIEPPISKACIRVQFTIDDFEFRIRKCFDIFPEVPAIRAWLELTPYADTSGLDYTAVEELFLDFDDSTATAIELHDLTDYTNHLATVRKLDNITDYPIYNPLSPEYGPKEAHRLVGNNIFIEKGNGEGVFGYKESPVPNSQLYHLYYDFKVRKDYVQGVGAGFHNLPAGETRRTHAFTFGVYSGGLDGGILALKEYQKARYKTVPERDYIISANSWGDFSTDINEEKLIAEVEAAAELGIESVAVDAGWTKHVMGGDPDPQKFPNGFAPLCKRAKELGVKLELWMVPTRLDGALDLLKEHPDWVARTNNRTPCDTQPSYGGVMLTGIELCNPDCFKWMKDYFLRFYDEGFERFKMDTFQCDGFDTLEGDLYDHYQALRRLMHELVVERPGLTFTQDSTRTNRPIYDYYMDYGIIFLENRYQNRPMDHNGRYLPWKTLRNLWQVSPYIPPQKLNMELSNDEEGYTPEYLLATVMFANPLFWESLAAISEESRERLKPLIAMYKQHRAAIYAGHMFPLGEMPDGTTWTGFQSHDPKTGSGYLIAYREDSPRESYRFRPKFLARTTRFESVTDDSPALTCERPEDGIEVSLPSIRSFRLYRYS